A window of Chaetodon trifascialis isolate fChaTrf1 chromosome 3, fChaTrf1.hap1, whole genome shotgun sequence genomic DNA:
ACTGGATCCTGAGCTCTCCAAACAGGCCCAGCACCTTTGCAAGCTCTTGTCTGCAAAGGGAGTGACAGTCAGTGAGGAGATGTTGaaggtgtgtgtggtttttctttttttctgtctttgtctcaaaAGCAGCTGGGAAAGGAACAGACAGCCAACACCACTAACACTTCTGACCTGTGTTTCAGGCTGTGctgtctgcctctcctgtgCTCTCCCAAGATGACCTTCAGAGATTTGCTTTGGGAGTTTCTCCACAGTGGGACATGGAGTGTGACCAGCTTCTCCGTACAGCTGTGTCACGGCTCGCTGACAGAGACGAGCCCCACGGCCACGTGGTTCTCATCCTGGACAAGGTTGGCTTCATCATCTCTGTTAAATACTGGATTTTCCTTTGGTCTGGTTTTTACAACCCTGTCTCCAGAAAAGTCTGGatgctgtggaaaacataaataaaacagaatgttttatcctgtttggaacattccacaggtaaacaggttcattggtagcaggtgaaagtatcatgattggatatgagaggggcatcctggaaaggctcagttgttcacaaacaaggatggagagaggttctccactttgtgaacacgtgtttggataaaggatattacgacattttttggaatcagggttgtagatcGAGGGGATTTATTAGAGACACAAACCTCCAATCACTGTTATAATACGCCAATTTTAGAGGTAGAGTAATGCTAATATGTACAAGTATCACCTTCTGTCCTGCTTCCTTTGCAGTGCCTTCAGAAGCTGCCGTGGGAGAGCATCTCCATTTTAAGATCTCGCTCTGTTAGTCGGATGCCTTCTCTGCACTCACTAATTGGACTGAACATTCAGAAAGAGGTGAGATTAAACTCCATTGAGACAATTATTGAAACCATTGAGACAATACACCCTGTGATACAGATGGAAATTATTTCCTGACACTTCAGTGGTGGTTATGGATAATATTTAACTCTTCTCTTTTAGACTGACTCTCGGTCCATCCTGAAGCAAGGTGTGGATATAAAGCAGGCGTTCTACGTGCTGGACCCTGATGCCAATTTAGGAAACTCTCAAGAGCGATTCAAAGAATGGTTCAGCGGGTGAGACCAATACTCAATGACTGTTTTTgacttgtctgtgtgtcttcctgtcgtcactgttttctttccatttaCTACATTACTGTTCTCATGAAAGGAAACTGAATTGGGAGGGTGTGTGCGGAGTGGCTCCTGACTCGGGTCAGCTGGAAGAAGCTGTTGCGACCAAGGATCTATACATGTGAGTTTGTGATGATCCTAAGTATCCTGATAGGGCAAAGAAATAATcgttactgtttatattcatgcTCAATGCTGAAAAGGAAAACTGAAGTTTGTAACagattagagctgaaacaataatTATTCGAGTAGCTCATCAGCATGCAACAGGTTTTGAAGATGGAatctgggactattttcagacaTGCTACAGAGCAATTCATTGTTTACTTGACAAAATAGTAGCTAATGAAAGTAGCGAATTaaattgttagctgcagccctacaTCAGATCCTTGTCTGTTCAAAGTCTTGACAGAAGTCACACAGAAGTATTTCTGTAGATATTATAAAGTATACTGAAGTGGATTACCTCTAACAAActctatttttgtatttatcaAATCAATTTTTAATTGATAATCTGTCTTGCTTTACATCCCCTCTCTCCGTGTCTCATCCCCGGCACTTTAGTTACGTGGGTCACGGAGCAGGCGCACGATTCCTCGACAGCCAGGTGGTCTTAAAACGGCCAATGAGAGCGGCCTCTCTGCTATTTGgttgcagcagtgctgctctaGCAGTGCGTGGGGATCAGGAAGGACAAGGCATCATCCTCAGCTACCTCATAGCAGGATGGTGAGATTATCTGTCTTTACTGTcgtctttcctttctttcagttTAAACTGCTCTGAACATGAGCTGTGTGTAAGGATATCATCTGATCATTTTTGTGAAATACCaaacaaatcaatatttttgacTGGTTTGCAGAAAATAAGATCACTACCTCCAATCTGTCTTTCTGTAGAAGACGAGGAATATTAATGGATTATAATGTGGAATAGTCATAATTTCATTGAACACTCTAGACATCATTTACTTGTTCTCCCGTCATGACtgctatttttttcctccttagCCCCTTTATCTTGGGAAACCTGTGGAACGTGACAGATCGGGATATTGATCGCTTCACTCAAGCCTTATTGGAGTCCTGGTTATCCGCTGGGTCTGGAGCACCACTGCTGGATTTTATGGGCCCATCACGTCAAGCCACATACCTGAAACACCTCATCGGAGCTGCACCTGTGGTCTATGGCTTACCGGTCCACCTGCAGTAGGTGGGCTGATCAGCCAGAGCTCTTGTATTTCTAAACCAGTGTTGCCATAGCATAAATTATTTTGAATATCTTGCTAATTTTATGAAGTTTTTAAATGGACTTTTCATGTGTTGATTGAACAACAATTTTTGAATAAAAGTTTTCTCACCGACAGTCAGTGTCTGCGTTGTGGAAATTACTTTGTAATTTGTCACATTTATGCCaagaaaagcctgaaaaatGGTGTCAATATTTACATGTACAGTGCTTGTTCTTAAAATAATAGTGTATATTTTCTTGTGACGTATTCTACGTGACCTTTGTGCATGCATCTGTATGTATCAGATGACTGACGTACATTCAAAGTGAGAAAACGTTGATATtatttagaagaaaaaaaaaaaaaaaaaaaaaccttcagcAGTTGATATGCATTTTAGTTAAAACATGAAACGGATGAGCACGCCAGAAACATGGAACAAACTGCGGCCAAGGAGCAGGTGCATCTAGTGTGTTTTCTACAGGGGGCGCTGTTTCAGACTCTGCCCATCTTCATGACCCGGAAACACTATTCCTCGAGGTCATTTGGCATCGCGGCTCCAACATGGCGGTGAATCTGACAGACCTCTCCCTGCCTCAGTTAGAGGGACTGAAAACCCAACTAGATCAGGTAATAGGGAAAGTTtgcattgtttgtgttgttacgGTGTTCTTTGACTTTGTGAGGCCAATAATCTGGATGAGAACGGGAGGGTGGAGCGGCTAGCTAGCACATCCGATGCTAACGGTACAAACGTTAGTTAGCTAAATATCCAGTCACCCGGTGTGTAACGTGTTTGCATCCCGTCATCGTTTCACGCATCCCGACAAGATTAAAACATgctttgaaatgtttggtgTGGACACACTTTGTTATTCTCATGCTCTGTCAGTGCCTGTGAGTTAACGACCACGTTTTTGTTGGATTTACATAGCTGACGGGTGGGGTTTTCTATACATTGGATTTgatctctttgttgttttgtgtattttaatgctTCGCAGGAGATTGAGTTCTTGGCGTCTTCAATAGGTCAGCTCAAAGTTGTCCAGACCAAGTATGTTGAAGCAAAAGATAGTTTGAACGTCctgaacaagaacaacaaaggTGAGTAAACGTTTGGTTCTTCCTTTGGTAAATAAAGCTCCCCTCTTCTATATGTTTAAATGGTGAACTTTTATAAAAGTTTCATCTTATCAGTTATTTTaagttttctctcctctcgctGTTCATCAATGTGTTGCACACAATCATGCCCAACAACATACATTAAGGTGCAATGTTTGCAATTTCTGCAGCCACCCCATCTGTGGATCTGACTCTGAAGTTgattatttgttcatttttttccctttctctcttctcccaTGCAGGAAAAGAATTGCTTGTGCCACTTACCAGCTCTGTATCCTTCCTTTACTGTGAAACAACCAGCACTTCATGTTCTGTTGATTTGTGTGATGTGCTTTAAATGATGTGTCTCTTGAGATGTACATACTTGTCCTTGACAGTCCTCCTTCCCAGATGTACGTCCCCGGATCATTAAATGATGTGGAAAATGTTCTAGTGGACGTGGGCACAGGATACTATGTAGAAAAGGCAAATACATTTGAATTTGAAAGTccataaataattaaataatctACAAATGTTTTGCAGAAATGGTTTTGAACATGCTTTGTTGATACTTCACGttggtctgtctctgcagaaTGTGGGAGACTCAAAAACGTTCTTCAAACGTAAAATAGACTTCCTCACAAAGCAGATGGAGAAAATTCAGCCAACCCTACAGGAGAAACATGCCATGAAACAAGGTGAGACCACCTACGTTTAGATACTGTGTCTCTGTTTCCCAATTCTTTCATTGGCATCATATTTTGCTAATTCAAAATTCATATATTTTGATGATACAGTTCACCCCATATCTTTTTACTAATGTAGTCAATGTAACAAAGGAAGTCCTTTAAGTTTATAAAGATTTAAATACTAACCTTTGAACTCATTTGAGGGGTTTGTAGTTGGACAGTGGCACATTCATTTTGGCCCTGCGCTGGATTTGAAATTACAACAATACTGAGTTTCTTATAATACTCGAAGTGTTTGCATCCAAATTGGCTAAACGGTGCAGGAATTGTAACATTTTCTGTACATAGTCACTTCAGTTTCAAGGACAGTGTCCTACAGTACAGATCAAATCAGTTTGCATGTAAATATGCAAGATCAGAGCAGTAACGGGAGTACTTCCACATAATTCTTCAGTgttgtttatcttttttatCGTCAAGTTTTGTGCTAGATATTGAaggtcatgtttgttttctacATTATTGTAATATTAGGTGTTTTCTTACAGGTGAATGAGACATGAGGTTGTTGGATATGGTTAGCAATGATAGTAATTCACTGCGCTCGTAGCACAGTACGCTCCCCCTTAGCCAACAGACTCTCAGTCAGGGGCTAACCCAgtagcacaaagcacacacgcacagaagtGAGCGGTAACTGCCAGGTTGGGGCATCGAGTCAGACTGAATGGTTCTTTTATGACACccattttgcttgtgtttctatGATTGTGGCATTTAATAGTTTTATGTGTTTAATAAAAGAACCAGTCTTCTCATCACTTAAGCAGCCATCAGGCAGTACAGAAGGAAAGGCATGGGATTTTTCAATTTAATACTTTAAACATCTGGCTTACTCTTGCTGGTTTCTCCAACGTTACCAACCCCAGTTGAAGTTTTGAGTggaaaatattctgtatttaatAATGATGACACTAATTCAAAGGCAGTCAACAATAACCTCACCATTTTTAGTTCCGAACATATTACACAACTGCTTCTTTTATACACTGTGTTCTGTCTTGCAGCTGTGATTGAAGTAATGAACATGAAGATTCAGCAACTACAACAGAGCCAGCAGTCGTCACAGATGGTTGGGACCAATAAGGCTTAATGAGAACACCTGTTTGAACTCTTCATGACTGGACAGGGAATGTTAAAGTTCTCAGACAAGAAAATGCCCTCCACTAATGTAAAGGGGTCACGTTAAAATactgaagtgttttttgtttttttttttgtccgcTAACCTTGTCACCAGTAAATTGTAAGTAGACTGTTGTAATGCTAAAACAATTGTGTACTTTGACAAttttaaataaattgaattggGTGTCTAATTAGTTTGTAAAATTAAAGAGGTCACTGTGCATTCAAGGAGCATTTAAGTTTGTTTCATTGCTGTGTATTCATTGCTGAAGTCCACtgccaaaatgtcttttttttaagcattagattagattaggtCCAACATATTGTGGACATATTTATGAATATAAATTAACTGCGTTGTCAAGACAGATTTTACTGCTCTTGGTACGGGAAcatatgtgcacatacatgGTTTCACTCTTTCTAATAAAGGCTGCTCTGGTTGAAGATGGACAGTGTTCTCCCATTACATAAGATCACTGGATTCCATCAAGACTGTATACATTGACACAGGTGAGACAAGAGGTCCAAACAGCCACAGGTGAAATAATCTGTGTCTGTAAGGCAGAAGTGAAATCGTGCTGCATAGTAGAATAGTATTTGGTTTGTAAAAGACCCTGTGCAAATCAATTCCAACACAAACGTACAGTTACAGTCCAACAACTGTTTCTACCAACATATACCCAAAACAGGTTCAAGCCACTTCAGCACAAGACTGAAACCAAGCTTTTATACATCTTTAGGCAAGACTTAATCCCATTCCACAGCAGTGATGTATGAAaattgaaatgttaaaatgGTTTTAAATTGATGAATTTATATGTATTATAATCCTGTGACTGCAATTTATAGTCACGGTTCTTTATCAGCTCTGAACGGGTCTGTTTTTTAACTAAAGGAATCCCcgtattttttttccaataatACTATTTTGTCAGCGGTGTTCTGCCTTTAACATCCCACAGCACCTGACGTGCTGTTCTGAGAAAACTGGCGCAACGTTGAAACATGATTCATACGTTTCAGTTTCACGTGAGCCTTCTGATTGGCGGGACATCAAACTCTTTAAATAGGACTGGAACATAGAGTTTAAAGGGGTAGCAGTTCAAACTGTTCTCGGTCGTGGACTTGAGAGCTCCGTTGCTGATGCAAGACTGAATGTCTGAATTTCGGTCATATCAGTTCCTAAGTTTATCTGGGGGTGAAGTCCTCTCCACTCAGTCTGGGAATAACACCGACCAGTGTGCAGCCACAAACACTGACTAATCCGTGAAACATAAATCACACAGAGCAACAACTCATCGTTACTATAAGCTGAAGGCAGGTCTCTCCTCCTGATGCCGGACTGTCCCTTCGGATATCGCGGTCGGTTGTTGCTACGCTGCGCTCTTAGCACTGATGTTGCCGGGGAGGtagctggaggtggaggcggaGTGCAGCCTGTTGGGACGGACGGTGGCAGACAGAGGACGCAGCTGTCACAGCGGTGCCTCGAGGCTGAACTGCAGGATGAGGAATTGAGCAGTTGAATATATTTTATCAAATGGGAAACCCCGTTGACTGAAAACAGCGAAACCGTCATTACTGTTGTAAAACCGAGGATTTTAAAGTTGTGGTCCGCGCGGACGCACCATTGGGACTGGAGCACGTTCGGCCGTTTGAACAGCGTTACCGGGGAGACGGTGGTTAAGTGGCGAAAGCGACGACGGTCTACAAGAAATAAGAGCGGTCAGTAATAGTCAAGAGTTAAAGTCTGCTCAGGAGAATTAATCCGACAAGGCATTTAAATCTCCCGGAGTTTAAGCGGACCGCAGAAGAAGACGAGGATCCAGGCAGCATGGTGAGTTTTGGGCCTGGGTAGGGGGTATGTTAGCTAACATGCGACAACCTGTTTGAGTCCTTTATCCCGTTTCGTGCTGTGTGAAGCTTGACCAAGCAAGCTTTACTCTCTCGTACCAAGTTAACTTAAAGCTTTACTTTTAATCAGCGCTCACGCTCTGAACCATGGCTGTTATTATTTACATGGACACTTAATGAGTCACTGTCAAACAATTTAGCTTAGGGTTAAGAGTGTAAAGAAAGGCCGGTTCTGACTGGTCTGCTAGTAAACTTAAGCTAGTTAGCCAAATGCAGGTATGTAAGGTGTCACTAGTCATAATATGGGAGACGTCGAAAAATTCAACAATCTCAATCTTCTAACATGCGTTAAAGATCATGTTGAATTGGGGAATACTGTGACATTTCGCTCCATTACAATTTGCATTAAACGTTTAATTTAATCTCCCTACGTCCCATGTGTACCAATGGTACTGCACGTGATTTGTGTTAGATGTTAGCTGTTACACAACTGTAGCTAAATGGCTATCAAAGAGTTCCATGATAAAGGTCACGGCGGTAAGACAAACCACGGGGTCGTCAGTTTTAAAAGATTTATGTGGGGACGATTTATCAATTTACCATTAACGCCATATGTCTATAATCAGCACTGCTTGATCAGGCTTAAAGAGGAACGAATGTCGTAGCCTATTTTAAGTTGCACGGGCACGTTGGCACCATGTGCTCTTTTCTTCCCGATCGCCCGACCTCTCTGCTTCACTACAAAACCAGAGCCACTAAATTGTAAGCATACACTGTATATCACCAGACAGAACGGTGTGAAAGGGTTTGAGATTCATATTCATATGCTGATATTGAAGCACACTCGAGGTTTTGAAGTGGATGACAGGTCAAAGTGCCTTGTTCGAGTCACGCTGAAGCTCAGAGGTGGATTTGCGCCATGTATGGTTACATGTGACCGTTTGAGAGGCGGGGCGAGAGCGATAAGGAAGCCAATGACAACGCAAACTCACGGTTTGTTTGTGAGTGCTGAGCTGAGGCCTTGCTAAGAAAAGTGGATTAGAGGACTTCAGATAAACTAGCTTCATTCACTGGTTTGACTATGATATGACTCGCTCCGTTACTCTAATGGACTTCTGAAATTTGTGCAAGTCTTAATACagttattttgatttatatatatatatatatatatatatatatatatatatatatatatatatatatatatatatatatatatatatatatgagatgtgtgaatggcttgcaacatgtaaaaataattttaattacTTGGTATTGCATGCTGAAGGTGCCCAGATTTCCTATCTGTCTTTATatagtttatatatatatatgagagagagattttgtttttgttgagtgACTGATGTAAAACAGCCTATCTTGTTTTGAAGTGAGGAGTTTAAATTTTCAACATTACCTGTCATGTGGAAGGCATGCACATAAGCAGCGATTCTCAAGAGGCTTGTGTATTTGATTGGTTGGTTAATGTTGTAGGATTGTGCTTTTGCAACGATACAGTATTTTACCTACTAGTTTATACACCACACCACCTGGAAATTTCACACTacacacaacattttaaaaatatcaatggAAAATTGTTCTCTCTCCACAACTCTGCCAGTCTAGTCTCTAAATCCTGTCTCCACCTTtggaaactaaaaaaaaaaatctttttaaaaatctcATCGTATCAAAACACTGCTTTCCTGTTCTAACTAATACCGTTCTTACTGTAAGGCCTGCACCCTAAACTATTATCTGTAGCTCACAGTGTATTCTTATACCCATGTAGGTTACCACAAAAGGAGCAGGTCTGAACCCCAACGCTAAAGTGTTCCAAGCGATCCCTGCCCATCAGAATGACATTCCAGAGGGGACGGAGGATTCTCCTTGGCCGTTGACCTACCCTACTCCCCCTGAGATGACCGATGGTATCAGCTTATTCAGCTCTGcatgcagaaaatgttttcaaactTCAGTTGATCTCTGTCTTCACTTCACCTAAATTCATCATTAATGTAGACAAAACTGCTGTCTCTTCTGTACTTGTACGGCACTAAAGTATGGTGATAGAGAATGACACGTATAGGCATGTGGAGTGTTTTAGTAATGGCAAGATGATTACAAATAGATGTGTCAATTGAGGAAATCATTGTAATTATGTTGTCAGAGTTGCGCAGCACAGATAAAGCATGACAAAGCTTGTTTAGAGTATTAGATGTCTCAACCAGACAGTTATTTCACAACTATTTTGTGATTGCCTCCTCTATCTTAGGTAACGTAGACGTTCCTTCTTCAGGGGGAAAAGGATATGATGCTGAATATTCTGACAGTGCTGCTGACTATGCCGTGGTACCCACAGAGAGCATTATGAATGGCACTGACCACCCTGACTTGAGCTATTTAGTCTTTGATCCACAATGTGAGTCAACCGTAGACTGTGATGTTTCTAAGGAACAACCGATGTCTGAGGAGAGCCTAAGAGACCATTTGAAGAAACAGCTTGAGTTCTGCTTTTCTAGGTGAGTAGCATTGAAGTCCTTcttttaaaaccacaaattacAATGAAGATAGTAATTTCTGAAACTGCTCCAGTATTGAGCGAGAGCGCTGCAATGCAGGTGTTTGCTGGTGTCTTCTAAAAGTGCTTGCTTTTACCCACAGATTGTTATTCtcagtgtctgacaacattatggaaaggatccctacagagatagaCCTTTCTGATTGAAAGATTCTTTTTGgccaaacagaagcagctgctacattgtgtttttgtctttgtaaaacacatttctttcaaacttgacagaaacaaaataaaactgacaaaacccttgtttttttgtttgtctttccactgctcAAACAATCAGTGAACCCTTAATTTACTGAAATCAGGACAGGAGTAAGAGAGGACAGGGATAAGAGGAGCAGCGTGAGGAAAAGACACGCAGAGCTGAAATTATTTCAATTCTTACTCTGCAATTACTTAAACTGAAAATCATGACTGGAGAGAGTGAATTATGTTGGACTTCTACTGATTTTCTTTGTAAAAAACTGCTAATTATCGGGCAACAGAAACCCAGCTCCCAGTAGGCACTGATGAAGTGACAGGTAGTTGTGATGTAGCTTTCATTTGTGAGAGCTGTTCAGCAGTTGATGGTCAAAGCTAGCTTGTCTGCCCTGGCTAGCTTGACTTTTAGCTCATCCTTCTCcttaaagtgttttttaatgagTTTTGTCACAGTAGCTTGATGGCGTAAACCTACTTGTGCTCAAGGTACCAAATTAGCTGTTTGAATCCCTCACCCCCTACCACACTGATTGGCAGCAGTATGAATCagcacacacctacacatgtTACAGTGGTTTACCATAAAAGTCTGAAGCAATTCATATATGATGAAGAGAAGGATTgattctgtcttgttttttgtcAGGTGTTCTAATGTGAGATGTAAGATCTTCAaaattattcctttaatttGGTAGAAAAGGTATAAAGCAAAGACATTTTGGCTGGTGTTTTCAGTCCAAtgttatgtgtgtttgcagagagaACCTGTCTAAGGACCTGTACCTGATATCCCAGATGGACAGTGACCAGTTTGTTCCCATCTGGACCATTGCATGCATGGAGGACATCAAAGCCCTTACTACAGACATGGACCTCATTCTGGATGTACTGCGAGGTATCAGTGCTGCCGTTCTCTATTTGTGTGAAATCCTCACAGGTTCTCTGACATTTTAGTTTACAGTCTGAATCCACATGCTTGTCACTTCTGCTATCCGTTAACTCCTAGCTGACCAATCAATCACTTTTTGCTATGCATGTTTTTTATAATAGTTCTCCTGAAAAGggtttttgttgtgttgaaggacacagaaaaataaaatgctgtagAAGGGGCCTAT
This region includes:
- the pfdn5 gene encoding prefoldin subunit 5 is translated as MAVNLTDLSLPQLEGLKTQLDQEIEFLASSIGQLKVVQTKYVEAKDSLNVLNKNNKGKELLVPLTSSMYVPGSLNDVENVLVDVGTGYYVEKNVGDSKTFFKRKIDFLTKQMEKIQPTLQEKHAMKQAVIEVMNMKIQQLQQSQQSSQMVGTNKA